A window of Sulfurimonas gotlandica GD1 contains these coding sequences:
- the soxA gene encoding sulfur oxidation c-type cytochrome SoxA, producing the protein MKTGIKIALSIALLSSLSFGGEQFAMSDADRAMYAEMLENNPADIMVANGGELLSKYCGGDAGLAAFLNVSEDELPAYIAGFPRYLEDFKQVVGVDQVLQGLMSKNGHKPFELKSSEMFDMSTYAKTLANGEKSNIDINANQHMKDAYALGKLTFEQKRGGRGLACLSCHSSDVIGSVLRTQPLPDLSNKGVAVAATWPAYRMTKSSLRTLQRRFQGCMKNALLKVIPLGSPEMVALEVYLTDQAKGAEIAVPGIKR; encoded by the coding sequence ATGAAAACAGGAATTAAAATAGCACTATCTATTGCACTTCTTTCTTCATTGTCTTTTGGAGGCGAACAGTTCGCAATGAGTGATGCAGACCGTGCAATGTATGCTGAGATGCTAGAAAACAATCCAGCTGATATTATGGTTGCCAATGGTGGAGAACTATTAAGTAAGTATTGCGGTGGAGATGCTGGTTTAGCGGCATTTTTAAATGTAAGTGAAGATGAACTACCGGCATATATAGCAGGTTTTCCTCGTTACTTAGAAGATTTTAAACAAGTAGTTGGGGTAGATCAAGTTCTTCAGGGATTAATGAGTAAAAATGGACATAAACCATTTGAGCTTAAAAGTTCAGAAATGTTTGATATGAGTACTTATGCTAAAACTCTTGCTAATGGTGAGAAAAGTAATATTGATATCAATGCAAATCAACATATGAAAGATGCTTATGCGCTTGGTAAGTTAACGTTTGAACAAAAGCGTGGTGGACGTGGTTTAGCATGTTTAAGCTGTCACTCTAGTGATGTTATAGGTTCAGTTTTAAGAACTCAACCACTACCAGACCTGAGTAACAAAGGTGTCGCAGTTGCAGCAACTTGGCCGGCATATAGAATGACTAAATCATCTCTAAGAACTCTACAACGTCGTTTTCAAGGTTGTATGAAAAACGCTTTATTAAAAGTTATTCCTCTTGGTTCACCAGAAATGGTTGCATTAGAAGTCTATCTTACTGATCAAGCTAAGGGCGCAGAAATAGCTGTTCCTGGTATTAAGAGATAG
- the soxZ gene encoding thiosulfate oxidation carrier complex protein SoxZ, translating into MEKGKSLIKIKPKKFKDGEVVKVSFMVMHPMETGMRKDKKTKEIVPAKYINSVKFNYNGKVITTMNVWESLSTNPVFTTYMKINGAGDLTVTYTDNTGEVNEQSTKIKPKG; encoded by the coding sequence ATGGAAAAAGGTAAATCACTAATTAAAATCAAGCCAAAAAAATTTAAAGATGGCGAAGTTGTTAAAGTAAGTTTTATGGTTATGCATCCAATGGAAACTGGTATGCGTAAAGACAAAAAAACTAAAGAAATAGTTCCAGCTAAATATATCAATAGTGTAAAATTTAACTATAACGGTAAAGTTATTACAACTATGAACGTATGGGAATCACTATCTACTAACCCTGTATTTACAACATATATGAAGATAAATGGTGCTGGTGACCTTACTGTTACATATACTGATAACACTGGTGAAGTAAACGAGCAAAGTACAAAGATTAAACCAAAAGGATAA
- the soxY gene encoding thiosulfate oxidation carrier protein SoxY translates to MQRREFFKKLGAVAAVAAVTPSISFAAEAKKPTGPNELSFKAAVDAITGGKTPVISSKITLKVPEIAENGAVVPVTVEVDSPMTDADYVKAIHIFATKNNNSRCIDVHLTPANGKAMFATRIKLGGTQDVATVVELSDGTFLTASQNVKVTIGGCG, encoded by the coding sequence ATGCAAAGAAGAGAATTTTTCAAAAAGTTAGGTGCAGTAGCTGCAGTTGCTGCTGTTACTCCATCAATTAGTTTTGCAGCTGAGGCAAAAAAACCAACAGGTCCAAATGAGCTTTCATTTAAAGCTGCTGTAGATGCAATAACTGGTGGTAAAACTCCTGTTATTTCTTCAAAAATCACGCTTAAAGTACCGGAAATCGCTGAAAATGGTGCTGTTGTTCCTGTAACTGTTGAGGTAGACTCTCCAATGACAGATGCTGATTATGTAAAAGCTATCCATATTTTTGCTACTAAAAATAATAATAGTCGTTGTATTGATGTTCATTTAACTCCGGCAAATGGAAAAGCGATGTTCGCAACTCGTATTAAACTTGGTGGGACTCAAGATGTTGCAACTGTTGTTGAGCTTAGTGATGGAACATTTTTAACTGCTAGTCAAAATGTAAAAGTTACTATTGGTGGATGTGGTTGA
- the soxX gene encoding sulfur oxidation c-type cytochrome SoxX, protein MKKTVMISLLVSASLFAADYSSVIEKPNASELIQKDLLAPAKTFTMPAGCITTDPKAIARGAFIFHNLNGSKVKGDTPEGLAKKQMQEGKTYMPGDKIPDKQYGNCVACHNIEGAKGAGNIGPDLTGYKDMFMATGVRDNQFVFQKIADPRIDNKDTHMTVNLTTKLFTTKEICEITSYIVSPK, encoded by the coding sequence ATGAAGAAAACTGTGATGATATCACTACTTGTAAGTGCTTCACTTTTCGCTGCTGATTATAGTAGTGTTATAGAGAAACCAAATGCAAGTGAGCTGATTCAAAAAGATCTATTGGCTCCAGCTAAAACATTTACTATGCCGGCTGGTTGTATTACAACTGATCCTAAGGCTATCGCAAGAGGCGCTTTTATATTCCATAATTTAAATGGTTCAAAAGTAAAAGGCGATACACCTGAAGGTTTGGCTAAAAAGCAAATGCAAGAAGGCAAGACATATATGCCTGGCGACAAAATACCAGATAAACAATATGGAAACTGTGTTGCTTGTCATAATATAGAAGGTGCAAAAGGTGCTGGAAATATTGGTCCGGATTTAACAGGTTATAAAGATATGTTTATGGCAACTGGTGTTAGAGATAATCAATTTGTTTTTCAAAAAATTGCTGATCCTCGTATAGATAATAAAGACACACACATGACCGTTAACTTAACTACTAAGTTATTTACAACTAAAGAGATATGTGAGATTACTTCATATATTGTATCTCCAAAATAA
- a CDS encoding sensor histidine kinase: MKDSQYSAKYALIYTTLVSVILLTPLFFYFIYMKNIHSIQNELLLKEKSLLVIKAMQEYNENDVYFEYPRFKTFESGLYDQSFQPIFSLVNYKIKYFKDGYHLDNNDAYLIVKLPKDRYFGAKYLIVKNQLSFAVVYEKVMYILFSVVILVFILSMIFLQSFAKPFQKMNKRLDNFIKDSMHEINTPLSIISVNIDLYNRKNEPNKYMQRMKAATKVLSNIYNDMDYLIKHDRLKHEKENIDMGAFLKERIEYFSEVALMKDIKINSDIKECTNIEMNSKQLQRVIDNTISNAIKYSYENSKIDIKLYMKDGKCHMSFRDYGVGIEKVEKIFSRYYREDTNKGGFGIGLNIVKSIIDKANIELIIDSTPKIGSEFLYVFPLTSTK; this comes from the coding sequence TTGAAAGATAGCCAATACTCTGCAAAGTATGCACTAATATATACTACACTAGTTTCAGTGATACTTTTAACTCCACTCTTTTTCTATTTCATATATATGAAAAACATTCACTCAATTCAAAATGAGTTGTTGCTCAAAGAGAAGTCCCTCTTAGTTATAAAAGCGATGCAGGAGTACAATGAAAATGATGTCTATTTTGAATACCCGAGATTTAAAACATTTGAATCTGGTCTTTATGATCAGAGTTTTCAACCAATTTTTTCTTTGGTAAACTATAAGATAAAGTACTTTAAAGATGGATATCACTTAGATAACAATGACGCTTACCTGATTGTTAAACTTCCAAAAGATAGATATTTCGGTGCAAAGTATCTCATAGTCAAGAACCAACTCTCTTTCGCTGTAGTCTATGAAAAAGTAATGTACATACTCTTTAGTGTAGTTATATTAGTTTTTATATTGAGTATGATCTTCTTACAAAGTTTTGCTAAACCATTTCAAAAGATGAACAAAAGACTAGATAACTTTATAAAAGATTCCATGCATGAGATAAACACACCACTCTCTATTATCAGTGTAAATATTGACCTTTATAATAGAAAGAATGAACCAAACAAGTATATGCAGAGAATGAAAGCTGCAACAAAGGTCTTATCAAACATATATAACGATATGGATTATCTAATAAAGCATGACAGACTTAAGCATGAAAAAGAAAATATAGATATGGGTGCTTTTTTAAAAGAGAGGATTGAGTATTTTAGTGAAGTCGCTCTGATGAAAGATATTAAAATTAACTCTGATATAAAAGAGTGTACAAATATAGAGATGAATTCAAAGCAACTTCAACGTGTAATTGACAATACTATATCTAATGCGATTAAGTACTCATATGAAAACTCAAAGATAGACATAAAGCTATATATGAAAGATGGAAAGTGTCATATGAGTTTTAGAGATTATGGGGTTGGAATAGAAAAAGTAGAAAAAATCTTTAGTAGATACTATCGTGAAGACACTAACAAAGGCGGTTTTGGTATCGGACTAAACATTGTAAAATCAATCATTGACAAGGCTAATATAGAACTTATAATAGATTCAACTCCAAAGATAGGAAGTGAATTTCTCTACGTTTTTCCATTAACTTCTACAAAATAA
- a CDS encoding response regulator transcription factor has translation MRILLLEDEYSLRISIEEFLTDLGYEVDGFMDGLEAYDAVYDKAYDILLLDVNVPSLNGFELLKKLRLDDIKTPAIFLTSMTDMDDLKEGYRRGCCDYIRKPFDLEELELRIDQALASFFNDDSSVVNIGCDISYDMKKSKLTLKDNEIILRKTEQDLLEVLIKNKNAIVSTQMFQDEVWGEYVEPATIRVQLNNLRKKLPDGVIQNRRGLGYIIER, from the coding sequence ATGAGAATTTTATTATTAGAAGATGAGTATTCACTGCGAATAAGTATAGAAGAGTTTTTAACAGACTTAGGTTATGAAGTAGATGGTTTTATGGATGGACTCGAAGCTTATGATGCTGTATATGATAAGGCTTATGATATTTTGCTGCTTGATGTAAATGTCCCATCACTCAATGGATTTGAACTTTTAAAGAAACTCAGACTTGATGACATAAAAACCCCTGCAATCTTTTTAACATCTATGACAGATATGGATGACTTAAAAGAGGGTTACAGAAGAGGGTGTTGTGACTACATAAGAAAACCATTTGATTTAGAAGAGTTAGAACTTCGCATAGATCAGGCATTGGCAAGCTTCTTTAATGATGATAGCTCAGTAGTAAATATTGGCTGTGATATCTCTTATGATATGAAAAAGAGTAAGTTAACACTTAAAGATAATGAGATAATCCTTAGAAAGACAGAACAAGATCTCTTAGAAGTCCTTATAAAAAATAAAAATGCCATAGTATCTACTCAGATGTTTCAAGATGAGGTTTGGGGAGAATATGTAGAGCCTGCTACGATAAGAGTACAGCTAAACAATCTACGTAAAAAACTACCCGATGGTGTTATCCAAAACAGAAGAGGACTAGGATATATAATTGAAAGATAG
- a CDS encoding cache domain-containing protein, which yields MLKKIVVIFVLVVVIISIGMFYYKNEIKEQKIYHIMDQLTVTLESELKSYKMDDLKMALLLSKNQALVDALENEDEDLGYKILAGITTTIKKNTNILIRSQIITKELNIFARSWDDVYAGMPLGDYRTDLKYFETHTTPRTSIEVGRRLGIKATVPIYKDGELLGFVEVISFFKSITDFFSSMGVDVYALLDVKYIDSAVLMMENLAIDKYVVANRNYNYSHIQTLNKIDFKELRLSHVLNADGKYIFYETMYDGDFKAIGAFVFVLPERYLNYFRNPEDDISFLINVTRSGLYDVVKEEKYEKNIYDDYSATSMVYLQDVVDKEDRQMFLDEAYEKFDEYSKDELIQMMLERKIVKKIDGKIR from the coding sequence ATGTTAAAAAAGATAGTTGTTATTTTTGTATTAGTTGTAGTTATCATCTCTATAGGAATGTTTTACTACAAAAATGAGATAAAAGAACAAAAGATATACCATATAATGGACCAGCTTACAGTAACTCTTGAGTCAGAACTAAAGTCTTATAAGATGGATGACTTAAAGATGGCACTATTATTATCAAAAAACCAAGCCTTAGTAGATGCTTTAGAAAATGAAGATGAAGACTTAGGTTATAAGATACTAGCAGGCATCACTACTACAATCAAAAAAAATACAAATATACTTATAAGATCACAAATTATTACTAAAGAGCTAAATATCTTTGCAAGAAGTTGGGATGATGTATATGCGGGGATGCCATTAGGTGACTATAGAACTGACTTGAAATATTTTGAGACGCATACAACCCCTCGTACTTCCATAGAAGTAGGAAGACGTTTAGGTATAAAAGCTACAGTTCCTATATATAAAGATGGTGAACTTCTTGGTTTTGTAGAAGTTATCTCTTTTTTTAAATCAATCACAGACTTCTTTAGCTCTATGGGTGTTGATGTTTATGCTCTACTTGATGTTAAATATATAGATAGCGCAGTACTTATGATGGAAAATTTAGCTATTGACAAGTACGTTGTAGCAAATAGAAACTATAACTATAGTCATATTCAAACGCTAAACAAGATAGACTTCAAAGAACTAAGGCTAAGCCATGTACTAAATGCTGATGGTAAGTATATTTTTTATGAGACTATGTATGATGGAGATTTTAAAGCTATAGGTGCATTTGTTTTTGTTTTGCCAGAGAGATATCTAAACTATTTTAGAAATCCTGAAGACGATATATCATTTCTTATAAATGTTACAAGAAGTGGCCTTTATGATGTTGTAAAAGAAGAGAAGTATGAGAAGAATATATATGATGACTACTCCGCCACTTCAATGGTATATCTTCAAGATGTTGTTGACAAAGAAGACAGACAAATGTTTTTAGATGAAGCATATGAAAAGTTTGATGAGTATTCTAAAGATGAACTTATTCAGATGATGCTAGAGAGAAAAATAGTTAAAAAGATAGATGGGAAAATCAGATGA
- a CDS encoding HD-GYP domain-containing protein, which produces MNIDFKVQQITLDKLFKMSPITIGGSFVMMMIVGFLFYNIVPIYVILLGLFMHVIVLIYRTAICKSYSKNKSKITDLITLKKYKKYYVIGTFLSGIVWGLSVVLLFFEDSIEYQFFLYTVVVGLAGASVVTLSAVFQVYISFIVPMLGISATYAFMQEGDIYTATGVFITGLIIFFYISGRSYYRNLVDSIVDKESVLNTQHEVVSRLSKAGEYRDNETGMHITRMSYSCSLLAKECGYGEDFVTSILYASGMHDIGKIGIPDNILLKPGKLDANERAIMQEHVNIGKKILENSNSKLIKLSESIAYTHHEKYDGTGYPNALKALAIPIEGRITAICDVFDALVSKRPYKKAWTHQDAIDYITEESSKHFDPDLVKKFVLIYPEIKTFYDKHA; this is translated from the coding sequence ATGAATATTGACTTTAAAGTCCAACAGATAACATTAGATAAGTTATTTAAAATGTCACCGATTACCATAGGCGGTAGTTTTGTCATGATGATGATAGTCGGTTTCTTATTTTACAACATAGTGCCTATCTATGTGATACTGTTAGGGCTGTTTATGCATGTGATTGTGCTTATATACAGAACAGCTATTTGTAAGAGTTACTCAAAAAACAAAAGTAAAATCACGGATCTGATTACACTCAAAAAATATAAAAAATATTATGTAATTGGTACTTTTTTAAGTGGAATAGTCTGGGGACTCTCTGTGGTCCTTCTCTTTTTTGAAGACTCTATAGAATACCAGTTTTTCTTGTACACGGTAGTGGTTGGACTCGCAGGTGCCAGTGTTGTTACTCTTAGTGCTGTATTTCAAGTATATATCTCTTTTATAGTTCCGATGCTTGGAATCAGTGCGACTTATGCATTTATGCAAGAGGGTGATATATATACTGCTACGGGTGTTTTTATTACTGGTCTTATCATCTTTTTTTACATATCAGGGCGAAGCTATTACAGAAACTTGGTCGACTCTATCGTAGATAAAGAGAGTGTACTCAATACACAGCATGAAGTTGTAAGTAGACTCTCTAAAGCTGGTGAATATAGAGATAATGAGACCGGTATGCATATCACAAGAATGAGTTACTCTTGCAGTCTTTTAGCAAAAGAGTGCGGATATGGTGAAGATTTTGTTACCAGCATATTATACGCAAGTGGGATGCATGATATTGGCAAGATAGGAATCCCTGATAACATACTTCTAAAACCGGGAAAACTAGATGCAAATGAAAGAGCTATCATGCAAGAACATGTAAATATTGGTAAGAAGATTTTAGAAAACAGCAACTCAAAACTAATAAAACTCTCAGAGAGTATTGCATATACACATCATGAAAAGTATGATGGAACTGGTTATCCAAATGCACTAAAAGCTTTGGCTATACCAATTGAAGGAAGAATCACAGCCATTTGTGATGTTTTTGATGCTCTTGTTTCTAAGAGACCTTATAAGAAAGCTTGGACTCACCAAGATGCAATTGACTATATTACAGAGGAGTCATCAAAACATTTTGATCCTGACTTAGTTAAGAAGTTTGTACTTATATACCCTGAAATCAAAACTTTTTATGATAAACACGCTTGA
- a CDS encoding PAS domain-containing sensor histidine kinase, which yields MLRSIGYKSILISIIISLFGLLSYLPGMDLLGRINYEYIPMAPSTGVGFLILGISLIVLYMQEISKKILALVLIASLSVSLFGVLEVVGYFIDMDLNYEDSIVPIQGYLNGVPIARMSPATGALFFTSGLSITFFTIQRLSLKQNTLNKLFVAIFGQLSLMVSFTFCLSYLYGPPFFYETHNTIPMALTTAVSFLFLSIAIIFIDVNCFVINFYKDTATRNYLFKFIFPISTLSVIVSVIATIYIIQSSIINPALISATITILIMIFIGLLSHYISRYMGIKIDNAGEEENKIIIESERKFRGTFDQAAVGVARVNLDGTWLEVNKKLSDIVGYTKEELLTKTFQDITHPDDLEDDLNYINQLLHDDIKTYSMHKRYFKKNGDIVWINLTGSLVRKTNNDPDYFVAIIEDITSQKKDQQRLKKSEEKLRDLLNSLSVGVVVHAPDTSIIMNNPKASELLGLNDEQLRGMQAIDPEWNFLDASKDIIPVEEYPVNKIIRTKKQIENMMLGIVQQNTIDVIWVLVNGFPVFNDKNEIIEIIINFVDITELKHKDEMLINQSRQAAMGEMIGMIAHQWRQPISIISMDANNMLLDIAMDKFNETEAEKYANNITLQTKHLSHTIDDFRNFFKPDKVISKVNIRDIFDITLSIVKDSLKNHNIELKISYQTEKEVYAYPRELMQVFVNIINNAKDALSFKNKKNSIIDIEVYEDETYINTKICDNGGGIDADILSKVFDPYFSTKDEKTGTGLGLYMSKMIIEKHLNGVIEVYSSNKGACFTVKLLKQD from the coding sequence ATGTTAAGATCAATCGGATATAAAAGTATATTAATCTCAATTATCATCTCTCTTTTTGGACTATTGAGTTATCTCCCTGGTATGGACTTACTTGGAAGAATAAATTACGAATATATTCCAATGGCACCGAGTACAGGAGTTGGCTTTCTTATCCTTGGTATTAGTTTAATAGTCTTATATATGCAAGAAATCTCAAAAAAGATTTTAGCTTTAGTTTTAATAGCTTCCTTGTCTGTATCTCTCTTTGGTGTATTGGAAGTAGTTGGTTATTTTATTGATATGGATTTAAATTATGAGGATTCTATTGTACCAATTCAAGGATACTTAAATGGCGTTCCAATAGCTAGAATGTCTCCTGCAACTGGAGCTCTATTTTTTACTTCAGGGCTCTCTATAACATTTTTTACAATTCAGAGATTATCATTAAAACAAAACACACTAAATAAACTTTTTGTGGCTATTTTTGGACAATTATCATTAATGGTAAGTTTTACATTTTGTTTATCATATCTATATGGACCTCCTTTTTTTTATGAAACACATAATACCATCCCTATGGCACTTACAACAGCAGTTTCTTTTTTATTTCTTTCTATTGCTATTATATTTATAGATGTTAATTGCTTCGTAATAAATTTCTATAAAGATACCGCTACTCGTAATTATTTATTTAAATTTATATTTCCTATTTCAACTTTATCAGTTATAGTTAGCGTGATTGCTACTATATATATAATTCAATCATCAATAATAAATCCTGCATTAATATCTGCAACTATAACAATATTAATAATGATATTCATAGGTCTACTATCTCATTATATCTCTCGTTATATGGGTATTAAAATTGATAATGCAGGGGAAGAAGAAAATAAAATAATAATAGAAAGTGAGAGAAAATTCAGAGGTACTTTTGATCAGGCAGCCGTTGGAGTAGCTCGCGTAAATTTAGATGGAACATGGTTGGAAGTCAATAAAAAACTTAGTGATATTGTAGGATATACAAAAGAGGAATTATTAACAAAAACATTTCAAGACATAACTCATCCGGATGATTTAGAAGATGATTTAAATTACATCAATCAGCTTCTCCACGATGATATCAAAACTTACTCAATGCATAAGCGCTATTTTAAAAAGAATGGTGATATTGTCTGGATCAATCTTACGGGAAGTCTTGTGAGAAAAACAAATAATGATCCTGACTATTTTGTTGCAATAATTGAAGACATTACGAGTCAAAAAAAAGATCAGCAAAGATTAAAAAAAAGTGAAGAGAAACTTCGTGATTTGTTAAACAGTCTGAGTGTTGGCGTTGTTGTTCATGCTCCAGATACATCCATAATCATGAATAATCCAAAAGCATCTGAACTCCTCGGTTTAAATGATGAACAACTAAGAGGCATGCAGGCAATAGACCCTGAATGGAATTTTCTAGATGCGAGCAAAGATATTATTCCAGTTGAAGAATATCCTGTAAACAAAATTATAAGAACAAAAAAACAAATTGAAAATATGATGCTAGGCATTGTTCAGCAAAATACAATTGATGTTATCTGGGTTTTAGTAAATGGTTTTCCCGTTTTTAACGATAAAAATGAAATAATAGAAATAATTATTAACTTTGTTGATATTACAGAACTCAAACACAAAGATGAGATGCTAATCAACCAATCACGTCAAGCTGCAATGGGAGAGATGATAGGCATGATAGCTCATCAGTGGAGACAACCGATCTCCATTATCTCTATGGATGCAAACAACATGCTACTTGATATTGCTATGGATAAATTTAATGAAACTGAAGCAGAAAAATATGCAAACAACATCACTCTACAGACTAAACATCTTTCTCATACCATCGATGATTTTAGAAACTTTTTTAAACCAGATAAAGTTATTTCAAAAGTCAATATAAGGGATATATTTGATATAACTTTATCTATTGTAAAAGATAGTCTCAAAAATCACAATATAGAACTCAAAATCTCCTACCAGACAGAAAAAGAAGTTTATGCTTATCCAAGGGAGCTAATGCAGGTATTTGTTAATATAATCAACAACGCTAAAGATGCTCTCTCATTTAAAAATAAAAAAAACTCCATAATAGATATTGAAGTGTATGAAGATGAGACATATATAAATACAAAAATATGTGACAACGGTGGTGGAATAGATGCTGATATACTCTCAAAAGTATTTGACCCATACTTTTCAACTAAAGATGAAAAAACTGGAACAGGTCTAGGACTTTATATGAGCAAGATGATTATAGAAAAACATCTTAACGGTGTGATTGAAGTCTATAGTAGTAATAAAGGTGCTTGCTTTACAGTTAAGCTGTTAAAACAAGATTAA
- a CDS encoding EAL domain-containing protein yields MNKGLFGEELKSENNSEETISVSKIKNRNMIFSRYFTDHMTNLPNVYQLRRDLENQEEFTLIIFNVDNFRTINNFYGCMVGDYVIEELGQYFKHNLQNHKTYRLTGDEFAFVIAKKMFFYDIKEHLVNLCEEMKDFIVKYIDSNIYVDFTLASSASKDNYNIFSKVSMALRHAKDTGSNFWIYEDTMNFEQDYAIKLQLSETVREAVGNYRIIPYYQAIVDTKTSKIQKYECLARLVDINGKIVSPLLFIPIAKKIKYYSMVTKIIIDKSFKNFETLDSEFSINLSIEDIVKKDMFDFIMDKLKNSNISDKVTFEILESDAIEDFEKVDRFIKEVRRYGAKIAIDDFGSGYSNFSYLTKINADYIKIDGSLVKNIDKDNNSFIVVESIVQFAKKLGIKTIAEYVCSSAVFEKVKELKIDYSQGFYIDEPSLFT; encoded by the coding sequence ATGAATAAAGGTTTATTTGGTGAAGAATTGAAATCAGAGAATAATTCTGAAGAAACAATATCTGTAAGTAAAATCAAGAATAGAAATATGATTTTTAGTAGATATTTTACAGATCACATGACAAATCTTCCTAATGTATATCAGCTCAGAAGAGATTTAGAAAATCAGGAAGAGTTTACATTGATAATATTTAATGTAGATAATTTTAGAACAATAAATAATTTTTACGGCTGTATGGTCGGTGACTATGTAATAGAAGAGCTTGGACAATACTTTAAACATAATCTCCAAAATCATAAAACATACAGACTCACAGGTGATGAGTTCGCATTTGTAATAGCGAAGAAAATGTTTTTTTATGACATAAAAGAGCATCTAGTCAATCTTTGTGAAGAGATGAAAGACTTTATTGTTAAGTATATTGATTCCAATATATATGTAGATTTTACACTTGCATCATCTGCAAGTAAAGATAATTATAATATATTTTCAAAAGTTTCTATGGCCTTAAGGCATGCAAAAGACACAGGTTCAAACTTCTGGATATATGAAGATACAATGAATTTTGAACAAGATTATGCAATCAAGTTACAGCTCTCTGAAACCGTCAGAGAAGCTGTAGGAAATTATAGAATAATACCTTACTATCAAGCTATTGTGGATACAAAGACATCTAAAATACAAAAGTATGAGTGTTTGGCAAGACTAGTAGATATAAACGGAAAAATAGTCTCTCCACTTCTTTTTATCCCAATAGCAAAAAAGATTAAATACTACAGTATGGTCACGAAAATCATCATTGATAAATCATTCAAAAATTTTGAAACTTTGGACTCAGAGTTTAGTATAAATCTTTCAATAGAAGATATTGTAAAGAAAGATATGTTTGATTTTATTATGGATAAACTAAAAAATTCTAATATATCAGATAAAGTAACTTTTGAAATACTAGAATCAGATGCAATAGAAGATTTTGAAAAAGTAGATCGTTTTATAAAAGAAGTCAGAAGATATGGTGCTAAAATAGCGATAGATGATTTTGGAAGCGGGTACTCTAATTTTTCTTACCTTACTAAAATTAATGCTGATTATATAAAGATAGACGGCTCTCTTGTTAAAAATATTGATAAGGACAATAACTCATTTATAGTTGTAGAATCAATAGTTCAATTTGCTAAAAAGCTAGGTATTAAAACCATTGCAGAATATGTTTGTTCAAGTGCAGTTTTTGAAAAAGTAAAAGAACTAAAAATTGATTATTCACAAGGATTTTATATAGACGAGCCTTCTTTATTCACTTAA